The Juglans microcarpa x Juglans regia isolate MS1-56 chromosome 8D, Jm3101_v1.0, whole genome shotgun sequence genomic sequence ATGTATCTTTACATTACCCTGTAGATATGATATTCCCTTTTACAAGCAGTACTTTTAAGTGAAAGAGCCCTAATCTGCcagaacaaaatgaagaaattcatcAAGCGTTCACAGtcctctttttcattttctctccaaTTTTAAGCTACAAAGCATAATCATGTATGGTTGTTGGAGAAGTTATGCTGCGGACACCGCTTCAGAAGGGTGGCTGTATTATTAGTCCTTGACagtacaagttttttttttttttgctctttctCCTCCATGTTTAATCTTTTGTCCTTGATAGTACAAAAAGCTTGAGATTTTCACCTCTTTTAAGGTTGCGTTTAGGTAAtgatgtatttttaattattctgtaaataatataaataatagtaaaatataataataaaatattaaataataataaaaaatagataaaaaataataataaaataataaataatagtgaggtattctcaatATACACCTCAATACCCAAACTAAAtgctttctctttgttttccctTTTACTTCTCTCTTAAGGcatttaggctgcgtttggatgttgaattgagttgagtcgAGTCGAATTgtgttgagttctttatgaatagtagtaagttaagatggtgaaatgaattttgtagagtttacttaagatgaatttaaatgtatttagatgttaagatgagcttagattatgagaagttgaaaaagattgtaaatCCCGTGTGTAAAGAAagtattaaattgaaaaaggttgtggattccacatgtaaagaagttttaacttgagataagtttaataatttaagaattagatatttagatattaaacttaacttaaaattagattgaattaaATTGATGTCAACTGAGGCTTCGTTTGGTaagtaaactcatctcaactcatcattacaacttttttaaatctcaacaaaaaatataataaataatttaacttttttaaatctcaaaataataatattaaaaaataatattttatcatctcaattcaattcaattcaatttaacattcaaatgaaGTCCAAATCTATCAACCAAACGGGCCttagtaaataatagtaaatagtaataataaaatattaaatagtaataaaaatacgtgaaaagtaataataaaataataaataataatgaggtATTCTCAATATACACCTCAATACCCAAACTAaatgttttctctttgtttccccttttacttctctctctcttgaggCATTTAGactgtatttgaatgttgagttgagttgaactgagttgatctctttatgaataataatgagttaaaatggtgaaatgagttttgtggagtccacctaaaataaatttaaatgtatttaaatgttaagatgaatttagattatgagaagttgaaaaatattataaatttcatatgaaaataaaataatgatagaatctCACAATTTTATTCCCACGtgtatataatttaaaaaataaatatttaaatattaaacttaacttaaaattaaattaaattaaattaaattgatgtTAACTGAATTATCAACCAAACGGGCCTTAGTCATTTCGATGACAGACAGCAAAATGATGGTAACAATGACAAGAACGACAAGGACAAAAACTGGGGGGGAAACAAGACCTTTTattatttgactttttttgAGGCGAACAAGACCTGATTTTAAGTTAATAAAAGTTATTGAGGGGGCCCCGCcacccaaaaaaacaaaacattaatgGTCATATACCTCTGCAGTCACTTCATGGTACATATCTACCAAACAGTTAGTCTAGTTTGTTTCGAagaaatatcttattttattttattttattattataattttttaaaattttttacataaaataaaataaatattataaatattaaaaaatatattctaataatattttatttaatttttaactttaattttatctcatctcatctcatttcatctcttaaAACAAGCGATCTCTTAATGAATTTCAAACGTTAAAAAGAAACCACTTGGGATAAGGAACGAACAGAAGGGTGGGGGGCCAATAGAGAAGTTACAGCcatttcctcctcctcctcatatTCATGATGAACCAGATGCAGAGGTCCACCATCaccaggaaagaaaaaaatcctacCACTAGtgtcaaaaaatcaaaatgcagaacaaaatgcCATATTATTCCAAATCGTATGGTATCCtacaaaattcatgattttgatgGGACACATCAAGGTAATATGGAGCCAAACCATTCTGCAAAAGATTAGATGATGGAGTTGTGCATTATTTACTATAATTATGTTACAAGTCAAGGTGATTATTGTTTTATTAGGTGGAATTCTTCAATTTGCAAGCGTTAACATAATAGGATGTGATCTATAAGATATGATCTATAAGATAATTTATTAcagatcaaattataatttttcaattggaTCGCTTGTATCACATTTTCAAACTTTACGCTATgttttgatagtgagatgagatgagataattttaaatgaaagttaaataaaatattattaaaatattatttttttaatattattattattttgagatttgaaaaagttgaattgtttattatatttcgtgtaggaatttgaaaattataataattaaatgagatgagatggaaccGTTTCTATAACCAAATGAGACCTATGAATGTATAAAGTACAAAATTGGTAGAAATCACACGTCAGACTTATATACCATTACAACTTATCGAGTGAATTTGTACCTAATTTATACAAGccataatatcttttgaaaaaaaagactattacatccacaaaagaattatataaaaataattatacaaactAACGTAATTTCATCTgatccattagatctactttataataaaaataattttacaatttgacaaattatatcaagtcacgtcaatttataaaattaattttatataatcactttgtaACTACAGTAAGagttattcttaaaaaataattgtaaggcCCTAGAAGTTTAGAACCAGACTGTCCTGACTCATTACAGAGAAGATGGCCATGACATCAGGACCCCTCAGTTGGTGACCTTGAGAGATCCGCATGAGTCACAGCTTGGCATATAGAATGAGGATAAGGTTACTACCCTATCACGACCCTTACATACATGGCCAAGCTCAAAGAAAAAGGTACAAACACGACCAAGAGTAGGGACTTCCAAAAGTGGCAGATCAGTAGGGTCCCTATGACCAGGGACGAGTTTTAATTATCGTGAATACTATTTATAGATGAAAAGTTTTATGGTCTGGACTCCAAAGTTTTCACTACCTAGATTGTTATTGCTTCTTACTTTCAGGAAAATACTGCTATATGTAACAAAGAAACTTCAGATTTAACGACTTCCCAACAAGCTGAAACTTCCCCACTATCTTATTTAGATGCcgtttgaataataaattgagatgagatgagttgacatgaaagtgaaaatttaaataaaatatttttagaatattattttttaatattattattatttaaaaatttaaaaaaattaaattatttattatattttgtatgagaatttaaaaaaattataatgatgagatgagatgaaacgaaatactttttatatccaaacagaATCTTAGTTATCAGTGATaagttaaaatgatttctgatgGGCTGTTCAATTTTCTTCGACGGTCGGTAAACGGTGATATTCGTACAACTCTTTTATAACCCTTTTACATAAACCAATATAATAGCCCCACTTCATCAAACatacaagttttttttgttttgagttttaaattttgcataATTATCTTCCATTTAAaagagaattataaaaataagaagttgtaAAAAGGATTGAATGCGTGGGTGTGACTGGAGGATGAATCCCTGGAGAATTTGAACTCTTATGTCAGTTCTCTCTTGACTTACCCTATACCAATTAGTGGGTATCACCATCTTATTGCTTGAAGTATGATATGAACCAGATATGAACTCAAAAGGAAAACGGGttggtttggttacataaaattaaattttcatctcatctcatataattattataatttttttaaatttctatacaaaatataataaacaattcaatttttttaaatttcaaaataaaaataatattataacaatattttattcaatttttaacaaaatatctcgtCTGAACTGCGTAGCCAAACGAGGCATAAACTTTTATACCTAAATTAGTGACTGCTCTCTCAACATTTTCTGattctttttaagttttaagaaaGGCAGCAAAATCTAACTTTATGAGCAGCACTTCTTAAAGGGCCATATGATCAGGTTTGTACAAAAGAATTCTTGCTGCATGTAactatcaaaatatttcaaggCTGGAGGGATGCTGTAGGATCAAGTTGCAAATAGTCACAGAAAAAATGCACCAAAAATGCGCCtagaatgaaattatttttaagttaccGACAGAGTGTGCTTAAGAACTGTCGTTCCTTTTTATGTTACCATCAGCAGACCTCAGGATGAAGTCATCTTTGAGTTGCTCGAACTCAATAACTTCCCCCCAAAAGTCCAAGTTGTCCTCAAATCAAGTGTCCAGTCCAATTAGCCCATTATAGTGGGACCTCTGATCACCACTTAAAAGAGAAGATTCTGTACTACTGCATACCATCTCTTCCCATTTCAAAGTATCTTTGCCCCTTTATCAAAGTGGTAACGACCAGATATGACTAGAGAATAgtgtttcaactttcaactttcaaccgACCATAAACCATGGTTTGTAATAAAACATTAAGGAAAATTTTAGTACAATTCAGGTCACAAAGAACGACAAAAGTACAtagaaataaacaataaatgGTCCCATCTATATAGATTCTTCCACATAAATGATGATGAATCACATCAGGAATCAATTTAGCAGAAAGACCTACCACCAGCAATCACTGTGCGTTTTCTTGCCCGGGATAATTACCAAGCTGTTCCATCTGCCAGCTTTCATGAGAAGCAACATGTTCATTGAAAGGAGTGTATTGCtgcaaaagcatatatataaaaagaaaaaaaaattatgtatggaTATAATAAATAGACTTTAGCTCCCTCAATATCATTTCCCTGTCAGagaattttttgatatatttgaaAGATGGAGGTTTCGAacttcaaattattattttagaggTAGGAGGTTATGCAATCAGACCACATGCCTTTGGTGTTGTCAAAGAATTGAAACAACATTTCATGCAAGTCTCCCTAATAAGAGGATGTTTACCATGCCAATAAGCCTAACaaatgaatgagagagagagagagccaaaaaGGAAGGGGAGATCAATGAAATATGCTGCATCTATTCTTCATACATATAGACAATGAATAAGAGGAGGCCATGTCATCTGGAGGCTCTATATGTCCTAACTCATCTGAAATTtgtgtttcacttaaataaCATGACTCAAATCCATGTATTAGTCAGGTGTGCCTTTTACAATAATAATTTCAAGCAGTCTATGAGTACAACTAGGTTTTGAAGCTAACCTTGCATTTAAATTTACAACTGTCTctcatattttttccttttgttttcgaGAAGAAAAGAATAAGGGAGGGGTTTATTTCCATCCAATAAGCCTAATTAATTATGGGGGGAAGATGATTTAGGTAATTATACCTCCATCTTAATCAATAGTTCTTTAGCAGTTGGAGCAGAGAGGACTATATGCCGAGCACCTGGCTTGATGAATCCTTCTTTGACCCCATTGTCAAATAATGCCAGCAAGGAATTATAGTACCCATCAACATTTAGCAGAGCAACCTATAGAAATCAACATTCAGTTACAATGGTAATTTTCCAATTCTTCTATATCTTCAAACACCAAATTGGTAGGTTACCGTTTTTTTATGAATTCCAAGTTGGGCCCATGTTATCATCTCCAACAGCTCTTCCATTGTCCCATATCCTCCTAAAACCACCAAAGGAAAAGATATGTGGGTATTAAGCACTAAGAgagtaatcattttgatttgtGAAGGAAGATCTCAACGGTTTCATGGAACAAAACACTCAAGGtgattgtttgttttcttttgactATTGCTGAGAATTTTCCAGGTGATTTACCAGGAAGAGCAATAAAGGCATCAGCTTCTCGAGCCATTGCAGCTTTCCGCTCATGCATGTCTGAAACAGTTCTTACTTCTCCAACAGTTTGACCAGATATCTGTCAGTGTTAACCAACAACATACTAATGACCATGCGAACATGTTTTTCAACTACCAACATATGTAAGTACTTTTCATAGCAGGTGACTAGAGCTGAGATCAGGTAGGACGTGATAAAAATTTCTCCCCCTAGAGGGCTGCTAAAAATTGAAATCTGATTCAATGCATTAACAGATGATACCTCGAGAGGCATGAGAGCTCTTGGAATGATCCTGcacatgaaatgaaattaagaattttatcAATAGATCCAATGATGGGACTATAGATGACAGACACAGGCAATGTAATGCTGAAGGCATGTTTTT encodes the following:
- the LOC121243326 gene encoding cytokinin riboside 5'-monophosphate phosphoribohydrolase LOG8 isoform X1 — its product is MEEGNERSKFKRVCVFCGSNSGHRKVFSDAALELGNELVQRKIDLVYGGGSVGLMGLISQRVYDGGCHVLGIIPRALMPLEISGQTVGEVRTVSDMHERKAAMAREADAFIALPGGYGTMEELLEMITWAQLGIHKKTVALLNVDGYYNSLLALFDNGVKEGFIKPGARHIVLSAPTAKELLIKMEAYWHGKHPLIRETCMKCCFNSLTTPKQYTPFNEHVASHESWQMEQLGNYPGQENAQ
- the LOC121243326 gene encoding cytokinin riboside 5'-monophosphate phosphoribohydrolase LOG8 isoform X2, which translates into the protein MEEGNERSKFKRVCVFCGSNSGHRKVFSDAALELGNELVQRKIDLVYGGGSVGLMGLISQRVYDGGCHVLGIIPRALMPLEISGQTVGEVRTVSDMHERKAAMAREADAFIALPGGYGTMEELLEMITWAQLGIHKKTVALLNVDGYYNSLLALFDNGVKEGFIKPGARHIVLSAPTAKELLIKMEQYTPFNEHVASHESWQMEQLGNYPGQENAQ